From Cydia fagiglandana chromosome 6, ilCydFagi1.1, whole genome shotgun sequence, the proteins below share one genomic window:
- the LOC134665564 gene encoding putative nuclease HARBI1 has translation MSVYIEEVTTALNHPNILKMFINFPTTRQERDDIRHSFFNKYGIPGVIGSIDCSHFKIFTPKKEEEHLYFCRKHYHSMNVQMICDQDCKILSINAKFGGAAHDSFIWENSNVNNYIQSLHRRNEIVWLLGDSGYPQRPWLMTPYLNPTPNSIEETFNAAHTSARVVIENTFGRLKNRWRCVHRDRNLHYRPEKCSQIIIACSVLHNIALKYNVPDPEEICEQDQEFHREEVVLEDGGASDLLMGRALRDQLARRLASRRS, from the exons ATGAGTGTTTATATTGAAGAAGTAACAACCGCTTTGAACCACCCCAATATTCTAAAAATGTTTATCAATTTTCCAACCACACGCCAAGAAAGAGATGACATTAGACACAG ttttttcaataaatatgGCATCCCAGGGGTGATAGGAAGCATTGACTGCAGccacttcaagatatttacaccCAAAAAGGAAGAAGAACACTTATATTTCTGTAGAAAGCATTATCACTCAATGAATGTACAAATG ATATGTGATCAGGATTGTAAAATTTTATCCATTAATGCTAAGTTTGGAGGTGCAGCCCATGATTCTTTCATATGGGAAAATAGTAATGTTAACAATTATATACAGTCTTTACACAGGCGTAATGAAATTGTCTGGCTTTTAG GTGATTCTGGTTACCCTCAACGGCCATGGCTGATGACACCATATTTAAACCCAACTCCCAACTCTATTGAAGAAACTTTCAATGCAGCCCACACTTCTGCAAGAGTTGTCATTGAAAACACTTTTGGGCGATTGAAGAACCGTTGGCGCTGTGTACACCGAGATAGAAATTTACATTATAGGCCAGAAAAATGCTCACAAATTATTATAGCATGTTCTGTGCTACACAACATTGCCTTAAAGTACAATGTTCCGGATCCCGAAGAGATATGTGAACAAGATCAAG AATTTCATCGAGAGGAAGTGGTGTTGGAAGATGGAGGTGCTAGCGATTTATTAATGGGGAGAGCACTACGGGATCAGTTAGCTAGAAGACTTGCATCAAGACGGTCATAG